GAGGCCCTACTCGTCCTCGGCGGCTTCGAGGTTGTCCTCGGGGACGCCCTGTTCCTGTCCGTCCTCGAAGGAAACCGTGTAGTTGGCGTCGCCGAACATCGTTTCGACGACCTGTGTGATTGTGCCTTCCTCGCCGTCGTAGTCGCTGTGCTCGTCGTGGAGAATAACGCTGTCGTCCTCTTCGAATGCCATACCGAGCGGTACTCGGTGGCTCGTCAAAAAGGGACTGATTCGGTGTCGAAGGCTTATAGGCACCTCGCGCCAACGGCTTGCCATGAGCAGCACGGCAGGGGTCCCCGGATACTCGTCGCCCTCACGGCGGGCGCTCACACAGCGTTCGAACAGATGACGAGCGTCGACGACCTGTGGTTTCTCGCCGACGGCGCGTGCCAGACCGCCGAGCAGACGTATCACGACCTCCGGGAGCAACACAGCGGCTACGTCGAGTTCACGCGCCATCGAAATGTCCCGCGAAATCGGTTTCGGGACGTGGCGACTGTCGCCCGGGACCACGGCGCGCCATACGGCGCGCACACACTCGCCTACCGACCCACCGGTGAACTCCTGCTCGTCCGCCACGAAGGCGTCGATATGTGGGTGCTCCCCGGCGGCGAGCTCGACGCCAGCGAATCGTTTCAGGAGGCCGCACTCCGAGAACTTGGGGAGGAGAGTGGCATCGAAGCGACCATCGATGGGCTGGGGATGCTCGGACGGGTCGAGTTCTACTGCGACGGCAACATGGCATGGGGAGTGCTGCCGGTGTACGAGGCCCGAGCGGAGACGACCGACATCGCCGTCAACGACCCGGACCACGAAATCAGCGAAGCCCGGTGGTTCGACGAGCTACCGACCGATACGCGCGACCGCGAGGAGATTCTGCAGTGGCGCGGACAGCGGTTCGGCAGCGGGGCGTGATCCGCCGGACTTGAGTGCGTTACTCCGGCCCGAACGACTGCCCCTCGCGAGCGTCGGCGTTCATCCGCCGGATGGTCGCACGGGCGTTGCTCGCGTCGTAACCGAACAGCACGGTCTCGGCGTACTCATCGGCTACCTCGACGGCCTTCGAGAGGTCGTCGACGTCCACGTCGACGGCGTACAGTTCGATGCTGAACGGGGTCGAGAGTCGATCTTGCCAGCCTTTCGCCAGAATCTCTAGCCAGTACGTCGTCGAGTAGGCCATGTCGTAGATGGGGACGACGAACTCGTCGACGTACTCGGAAATTTCGTCGACGGCGACGCCCGAGCGGGCTTCGAGGTGGCCGGGGTAGGGGTCTGGATACAGCGTGAGGTACATCTCACCGGGCACGCGCTCGCGTGCTTCAGCGACGAACTCCGTGATGACGTTCGTGCGCCAAGCCGACCAGTCCTCGAACTCGCTGTCGGCGAAGCGCTGCTCGCACCGGTCGCAGTGGCAGTACTCGTCCCGGGGGAACCCGATATCGTCGAGGCGAACGTCCTCGTTGACCGCGGCCGCCTCCTCGATGATGTCGAGCAGGCCCTCGCGGTAGCGGTCGTGAGTCGGGCAGACGTACGTCCAGTCGAAGTACGGCTGGTTTCGTGTCGCCGGCGTCCCCTCGTCGTCGAACGCGAGCAGTTCTTCCTCGCTCTCGACCGCGTTGTCGCCGAAACAGGACACCATGTTCACCGCGCCGGCAATCGGTTCGACAGCGCGGCCGGTCACGTCCTTGACCTCGTAGAACGCCCGGTCGAACTCGGACCACTCCGTCTCCTCCTCGTTACGGGTGACGACGCCGTACATACACGCTGGTACGGCGGTTCGCCGGGTAAGGGTTCGGAAAGCGACGGCGCTGCCGCTGACAGTGCAGAAGCCGAGAGAATACTACCGGCTATCATGAGACCCAACCCAATACAATGTCGTTGAGGACCAGTGGGAAGGGCGGCCGGTAGTAGATTCAGCGGGCGATACAGCCGATTCACGCAGCTTTACCGCTTGACGACGTACACGAGGGCAAGCGCCATGACCGCAACGAGGGCGATGACTTTCTTTGACATCGTTTCAATAGACGAACACCGATTATAAAGAACTATCGCCGTGCTAATCGTCGGCACGCCCTCCTGTTCCAGATTCGGTATCGGCGTCAGGGCCGGGGATATCAGCCTCGTCGTGAGTTCCGACGGGCGGCCGGTTTACTTCCGCCGCCGACGAGTCTTCGAGGGCAGTCCGGTCGTCAGCGTCGGCCTCGATTGTGTCCATGTCACCATCTTCGCGTGCGTCCTGATCGATGCGCATCGAACAGAACTCAGCGCCACACATCGAGCAAAAGCGTGCCTCCTTGTAGTTGTCGCCGGGGAGCGTCTGATCGTGGTACTCGCGGGCGCGGTCGGGGTCCAGCGCCAGATCGAACTGCTCGCGCCAGTCGAAGGCATACCGGGCTTCCGAGAGGGCGTCGTCCCAGTCCCGTGCGCCCTCACGCCCGTTTGCCACGTCGGCAGCGTGGGCCGCGATTCGGTAGGCTGCGAGTCCGTCCCGCACGTCGGATTTCTCCGGGAGGCCCAGATGTTCCTTCGGAGTCACGTAGCAGAGCATCGCCGCACCGGCACGCCCTGCCTCCGTCGCACCGATGGCGCTCGTGATATGGTCATAGCCCGGCGCAACGTCGGTCACGAGCGGGCCGAGGACGTAGAACGGCGCGCCGTCACAGACCGCTTGCTGGCGTTCGACTTGCTCGGCGACCTGATCCATCGGAACATGGCCCGGTCCTTCGACCATCACCTGTACGTCGTGGTCCTGAGCGGTTCGCGTGAGTTCTCCGAGCGTGTCCAGTTCGGCGAACTGCGCGTCGTCGCCGGCATCAGCGAGACAGCCCGGACGGAGGCCGTCGCCGAGGCTAAAGGTCACGTCGTACTCGCGGAATATCTCACAAATGGCCTCGAATTTCGTGTACAGTGGGTTTTCCATCCCGTTTTCCTCCATCCACTGGGCGAGGATAGAACCGCCGCGGGAGACGATACCCGTCTTCCGGCCGTCAGTCAGCGGCAGGTGTTCCATCCGGACGCCGGCGTGAATTGTCATGTAGTCGACGCCCTGTTTCGCCTGCTTCTCGATGACGTCCAGCAGCAGTTCGTGGGTGATCTCGCTCGCGTCACCGGCGCGCTTGACCGCCTCGTAGATGGGAACTGTTCCAATGGGGACCGGCGAATGCTCGACGTTGGCTGACCGGATCTCGTCGAGATTACTCCCCGTCGAGAGGTCCATCACCGTGTCCGCGCCGTAGTGGA
The Haloarcula sp. CBA1129 genome window above contains:
- a CDS encoding NUDIX hydrolase, with product MTSVDDLWFLADGACQTAEQTYHDLREQHSGYVEFTRHRNVPRNRFRDVATVARDHGAPYGAHTLAYRPTGELLLVRHEGVDMWVLPGGELDASESFQEAALRELGEESGIEATIDGLGMLGRVEFYCDGNMAWGVLPVYEARAETTDIAVNDPDHEISEARWFDELPTDTRDREEILQWRGQRFGSGA
- the thiC gene encoding phosphomethylpyrimidine synthase ThiC gives rise to the protein MTQLAAARNGTITDEMERIAERESVDPEFVRQQVGDGQAVIPANVGHDSLDPMIIGREFATKVNANIGNSEETSDIEGELEKLHTAVHYGADTVMDLSTGSNLDEIRSANVEHSPVPIGTVPIYEAVKRAGDASEITHELLLDVIEKQAKQGVDYMTIHAGVRMEHLPLTDGRKTGIVSRGGSILAQWMEENGMENPLYTKFEAICEIFREYDVTFSLGDGLRPGCLADAGDDAQFAELDTLGELTRTAQDHDVQVMVEGPGHVPMDQVAEQVERQQAVCDGAPFYVLGPLVTDVAPGYDHITSAIGATEAGRAGAAMLCYVTPKEHLGLPEKSDVRDGLAAYRIAAHAADVANGREGARDWDDALSEARYAFDWREQFDLALDPDRAREYHDQTLPGDNYKEARFCSMCGAEFCSMRIDQDAREDGDMDTIEADADDRTALEDSSAAEVNRPPVGTHDEADIPGPDADTESGTGGRADD